A single region of the Plantactinospora soyae genome encodes:
- a CDS encoding outer membrane protein assembly factor BamB family protein, translated as MPTIELGELGAEPAHDLVGTGKRAPRPGDRRSMLLRVGLPAVLVGLLATMAAGNPFPGPWRAVDVPARLGAMVLADRDRVFVVAGVGTYTSGREIAAYRLPEGTPRWRTTLPPGDVSQPMLLGDTLVLVSYSEQPSGGQIVVTAVDATTGALSWHRAATLEAISGTGDLVLWAGPEGWNPLDGDEQDPVEERPPGTLQVVDPASGDVRWSMPTPAGARRAYDHSMLGQGPKVALVASERIEMRDLITGAVIRTAQLPPPTERTDNYWYVDVVDDLVIVHERRSLTAYGWHGPDRLDRRWSIPNEKGLEYGPVTCGSQLCTYLRDNGVRVRDGRTGQVRWSDSRWTSLLLAGDVWIATAGSDFGTPNLQYAVDPATGRVLAELGSWQLVDSEAGDPRPIGIRIGANRRAWVAEIDTTTLRTRVLTVLEGVSGDCGLSGETLRCRLADGSIGLWQLQR; from the coding sequence ATGCCCACCATCGAGCTGGGTGAACTGGGTGCCGAGCCGGCGCACGATCTGGTCGGCACCGGGAAGCGGGCGCCTCGTCCCGGAGATCGTCGGTCGATGCTCCTCCGGGTCGGGCTGCCGGCGGTGCTCGTCGGGCTGCTCGCCACGATGGCCGCCGGTAACCCGTTTCCCGGGCCGTGGCGGGCGGTGGACGTCCCGGCCCGGCTCGGCGCGATGGTCCTGGCGGACCGGGACCGGGTGTTCGTCGTCGCCGGGGTGGGGACGTACACGTCCGGCCGGGAAATCGCCGCGTACCGGCTGCCCGAGGGCACGCCACGCTGGCGGACGACCCTGCCACCCGGCGACGTGAGCCAGCCGATGCTGCTCGGCGACACGCTGGTGCTGGTGTCGTACTCGGAACAACCGTCGGGCGGACAGATCGTGGTCACCGCGGTGGACGCGACGACCGGGGCGCTCTCCTGGCACCGGGCGGCGACGCTGGAGGCGATCAGCGGCACGGGTGACCTCGTCCTCTGGGCCGGGCCGGAGGGCTGGAATCCGCTGGACGGGGACGAACAGGACCCGGTCGAGGAACGCCCGCCGGGGACCCTGCAGGTGGTGGACCCGGCGTCGGGAGACGTGCGCTGGTCGATGCCGACGCCGGCCGGTGCCCGGCGCGCGTACGACCACTCGATGCTCGGCCAGGGTCCGAAGGTGGCGCTGGTCGCGTCGGAACGCATCGAGATGCGTGACCTGATCACGGGTGCCGTCATCCGGACCGCCCAGCTGCCACCGCCCACCGAGCGAACCGACAACTACTGGTACGTCGACGTCGTCGACGACCTCGTCATCGTGCACGAACGGCGGTCGCTGACCGCGTACGGGTGGCACGGGCCGGACAGGCTGGACCGCAGGTGGTCGATCCCCAATGAGAAGGGCCTGGAGTACGGGCCGGTCACCTGCGGGTCCCAGCTCTGTACCTACCTGCGGGACAACGGGGTGCGGGTCCGGGACGGTCGGACGGGTCAGGTCCGATGGTCGGACTCCCGCTGGACCAGCCTGTTGCTGGCCGGCGACGTCTGGATCGCCACCGCCGGTTCGGATTTCGGTACCCCCAATCTCCAGTACGCCGTGGATCCCGCCACCGGACGGGTGCTCGCCGAGCTGGGCTCCTGGCAGCTGGTCGACAGCGAGGCCGGAGATCCTCGGCCGATCGGGATCCGGATCGGCGCGAACCGTCGGGCCTGGGTGGCCGAGATCGACACGACGACCCTGCGGACCCGGGTGCTGACGGTCCTGGAGGGTGTCTCCGGCGACTGCGGGCTCAGCGGGGAGACGCTGCGCTGCCGGTTGGCCGACGGCTCGATCGGGCTGTGGCAGCTACAGCGGTAG
- a CDS encoding response regulator transcription factor, whose product MRVLVVEDERNLADAIVRGLRRQGMAVDVAYDGSAGHEMAFVTRYDVVVLDRDLPGVHGDQICADLVTSGTLTRVLMLTASGTVADRVEGLQLGADDYLPKPFAFDELVARVQALGRRATPVTPPVLAVADLVVDPAKRVATRGGVVVDLARKEFGVLEELLKARGAVVSSEELLERVWDANTDPFTTTVRVTVMTLRKKLGDPPLIETVVGAGYRVPDPYIPGQVSA is encoded by the coding sequence GTGCGGGTACTGGTGGTGGAGGACGAGCGGAATCTCGCCGACGCGATCGTCCGGGGACTGCGTCGGCAGGGCATGGCGGTCGACGTGGCGTACGACGGGTCCGCCGGGCACGAGATGGCCTTCGTCACCCGGTACGACGTGGTGGTGCTGGACCGGGACCTGCCCGGCGTGCACGGCGACCAGATCTGCGCCGACCTGGTCACCTCGGGAACCCTGACCCGGGTGCTGATGCTCACCGCGAGCGGCACGGTCGCCGACCGGGTCGAGGGGTTGCAGCTGGGCGCCGACGACTACCTGCCGAAACCCTTCGCCTTCGACGAACTGGTGGCCCGGGTGCAGGCCCTCGGCCGCCGCGCCACCCCGGTGACTCCGCCGGTGCTCGCCGTGGCCGACCTGGTGGTCGATCCGGCCAAACGGGTCGCCACCCGGGGCGGGGTGGTGGTGGACCTGGCCCGCAAGGAGTTCGGCGTGCTGGAGGAGCTGCTCAAGGCGCGCGGCGCGGTGGTCTCCAGCGAGGAACTCCTCGAACGGGTCTGGGACGCCAACACCGACCCGTTCACCACGACCGTCCGGGTGACCGTGATGACGCTGCGCAAGAAGCTCGGCGACCCACCGCTGATCGAGACGGTGGTCGGCGCCGGCTACCGGGTGCCCGACCCCTACATACCCGGCCAGGTGAGCGCGTGA
- a CDS encoding sensor histidine kinase, translating to MTRRRPRLRPTLRLRLTLLNGVLLIGAGAILLLLAWLLVGDALRPTEQLQPGTLVELTDGRTIDARQWQEQLVQAHSRELLAKGLVALLAISIVGVAGAYAVAGRALRPLHQVTSTARRLGEATLDQRIRYSGADDEVAELAGTFDAMLDRIGGAFEAQKRFVANASHELRTPLAVMRTEIDVTMADDEADVAEYRRMATVVRDASERANNLVDALLVLARSEAQAGRRLARKAPTDLAAGASSALSAMRVEATRLKLQVDTTLEPAPVVGDPGLLERLAGNLVENAIRYNHLHGRLWVRTGSDPEQAWLVVGNTGFEVEQVDVPGLFEAFRRGGRERTGARGSGLGLSIVRAVCDAHGGTVSAVAQSGGGLEVTVTLPAADTTPVVAASAVVGG from the coding sequence CTGACCCGGCGCCGGCCCCGGCTGCGCCCGACCCTGCGGCTCCGGCTGACCCTGCTCAACGGGGTACTGCTGATCGGCGCCGGGGCGATCCTGCTGCTGCTCGCCTGGCTGCTGGTCGGCGACGCGCTGCGCCCGACCGAGCAGTTGCAGCCCGGCACGCTCGTCGAGCTGACCGACGGCCGGACGATCGACGCGAGACAGTGGCAGGAGCAGCTCGTCCAGGCCCATTCGCGGGAGTTGCTGGCCAAGGGCCTGGTGGCGCTGCTGGCGATCAGCATCGTCGGTGTCGCCGGGGCGTACGCGGTCGCCGGCCGGGCACTCCGGCCGCTGCACCAGGTCACCTCGACGGCGCGGCGGCTCGGTGAGGCCACCCTGGACCAGCGGATCCGCTACTCCGGGGCGGACGACGAGGTGGCCGAGCTGGCCGGCACCTTCGACGCCATGCTGGACCGGATCGGTGGCGCCTTCGAGGCGCAGAAACGCTTCGTCGCCAACGCCTCGCACGAGCTGCGTACGCCGCTGGCGGTGATGCGTACCGAGATCGACGTGACGATGGCCGACGACGAGGCGGACGTGGCGGAGTACCGCCGGATGGCGACCGTGGTCCGGGACGCGTCCGAACGGGCCAACAACCTGGTCGACGCGCTTCTCGTGCTGGCGCGCAGTGAGGCCCAGGCCGGCCGCCGGCTGGCCCGCAAGGCGCCGACCGACCTCGCCGCCGGGGCGAGTTCGGCGCTCTCCGCGATGCGGGTCGAGGCGACCCGGCTCAAGCTCCAGGTCGACACGACCCTGGAACCGGCGCCGGTCGTCGGCGATCCGGGCCTGCTGGAGCGGCTGGCCGGCAACCTGGTGGAGAACGCGATCCGCTACAACCACCTGCACGGCCGGTTGTGGGTGCGTACCGGTTCGGATCCCGAGCAGGCCTGGCTGGTGGTCGGCAACACCGGCTTCGAGGTGGAGCAGGTGGACGTACCCGGGTTGTTCGAGGCGTTCCGGCGCGGCGGTCGGGAGCGAACCGGAGCCCGGGGTTCGGGGCTCGGGCTGTCGATCGTCCGGGCGGTCTGCGACGCGCACGGCGGCACGGTCAGCGCGGTGGCCCAGAGCGGCGGCGGGTTGGAGGTCACCGTGACGCTGCCGGCGGCCGACACCACCCCGGTGGTGGCCGCCTCCGCAGTCGTCGGGGGGTAA
- a CDS encoding DUF2637 domain-containing protein has translation MPLPQLRRVRWAVRATLTLGVAASVVANVLHARDNPISQAIAAWPPLALLLTVELISRVPVHRRSLAFARMAATATIAGIAAWVSYWHMVGVAARYGETGASPYLLPLSVDGLIVVASICLVELGGRISIEQAEKAARAEEPAVATVAAPGTSRKTPRVAPVPATPAVPGSGDSGSGLSVPAARGSGDPGSETTGPTIAAARPRPAAVSGTPRKRASSGSTAGTATSARPRRPITETAALAAAIQAARPEASDADVAQELGITAARLRTIRRQVRELDLVA, from the coding sequence GTGCCCCTCCCACAGCTTCGCCGTGTCCGCTGGGCCGTACGCGCGACCCTGACCCTCGGGGTGGCGGCCTCGGTGGTGGCCAACGTCCTGCACGCCCGGGACAACCCGATCAGCCAGGCCATCGCCGCCTGGCCCCCACTGGCGCTCCTGCTCACCGTCGAGCTGATCTCCCGGGTACCGGTGCACCGCCGCTCGCTGGCGTTCGCCAGGATGGCCGCCACCGCCACCATCGCCGGGATCGCCGCCTGGGTGTCGTACTGGCACATGGTCGGGGTCGCCGCCCGGTACGGCGAGACGGGCGCGTCGCCGTACCTGCTGCCGCTCTCGGTCGACGGGCTGATCGTGGTGGCCAGCATCTGCCTGGTCGAGTTGGGTGGCCGGATCTCCATCGAGCAGGCCGAGAAGGCCGCGCGGGCCGAGGAACCCGCCGTCGCGACCGTCGCCGCGCCGGGCACCTCCCGGAAGACGCCTCGGGTCGCTCCGGTGCCGGCCACACCGGCCGTCCCCGGGTCCGGCGATTCCGGGTCGGGCCTCTCCGTTCCGGCAGCTCGCGGGTCGGGCGACCCCGGATCGGAAACTACCGGGCCGACCATCGCCGCCGCCCGTCCCCGCCCGGCGGCCGTTTCCGGTACGCCCCGGAAACGGGCCTCCTCCGGCAGCACGGCCGGCACCGCCACCTCGGCCCGACCCCGCCGACCGATCACCGAGACGGCAGCGCTCGCCGCCGCGATCCAGGCGGCCCGGCCGGAGGCGAGCGACGCCGACGTCGCCCAGGAACTCGGAATCACCGCCGCCCGGCTCCGGACGATCCGGCGTCAGGTCCGCGAACTCGACCTGGTCGCCTGA
- a CDS encoding VOC family protein produces MSSVIQNISFDSADPYELSGFWAEALDRSRHPEDQPGDDETVLLPPDGVGPDVYFQRVPEGRSGKNRLHICLRPTDRSRDAEVDRLIGLGATHVADHREPDGTGWAVLADPEGNEFCVLRSATERAG; encoded by the coding sequence GTGAGTTCTGTGATCCAAAACATCAGCTTCGACTCTGCCGACCCGTACGAGTTGTCCGGCTTCTGGGCCGAGGCGCTCGACCGCTCCCGCCACCCCGAGGACCAGCCCGGCGACGACGAGACGGTGCTGCTTCCACCCGACGGTGTCGGTCCGGACGTCTACTTCCAGCGGGTGCCGGAGGGCAGGTCGGGAAAGAACCGACTGCACATCTGCCTGCGACCGACCGACCGGAGCCGGGACGCGGAGGTCGATCGCCTGATCGGGCTGGGTGCCACCCACGTCGCCGACCACCGCGAGCCGGACGGCACCGGCTGGGCCGTACTCGCCGACCCGGAGGGCAACGAGTTCTGCGTTCTGCGCAGCGCCACCGAGCGGGCCGGCTGA
- a CDS encoding 3-hydroxyacyl-CoA dehydrogenase NAD-binding domain-containing protein, whose translation MTVPRNPNEVITRSLLRLVNVPGLDRPAALITLDNGFDHTKPNTFGPAGLSSLDNAVTEALAADPAFVAVTGKPYIFCVGADLTGLPLLADRAQAREIGLLGHRVFARLRDSTVPTFAFVNGAAMGGGLELALHCHYRTLSGGAAALALPEVSLGLVPGWGGTQLLPNLIGIAGAAQVVIQNPLMQNKMLRPKQAAELGLADVLFEPADFLERSLEWAAGVVGGTIEVTRPEVDREMWDGVLYFARQMLDERLHGAVPAAYKALELLELAREAPARRTPGDAPDNLPAGMVAEVDALAELIFSEELRSGLYSFDLVQRRAKRPAGAPDKGLARPVTKVGIVGAGLMASQLALLFARRLQVPVVLTDLDQSRVDKGVGYVHAEIDKLVGKRRLSEGTAATLRGLVSGSVDKSAFADADFVIEAVFEDLAVKKQVWAELEKIVSPEAVLATNTSSLSVSAMAADLEHPERVVGFHFFNPVAVLPLLEIVRGERTDEVTLATAFAVGKALRKSCVLVADAPAFVVNRLLTRFLGEIFAAVDAGTPPEVADAALDPLGLPMRPLALLQLVGPAVAYHVGGTLHAAFPDRFGVSDNLRRIAESGQPLVVDGAVNPEVAGLLQVGSSPLTPEQVRQRALDALAQETRLMLDEGVVAEPQDIDLCMLLGAGWPFHLGGVTPYLDRTGTSERVTGRRFLPRGAASLPS comes from the coding sequence ATGACGGTTCCGCGTAACCCGAACGAGGTGATCACCCGGTCGCTGCTGCGACTGGTGAACGTACCCGGGCTGGACCGGCCGGCCGCACTGATCACACTGGACAACGGCTTCGACCACACGAAGCCGAACACCTTCGGGCCGGCGGGACTGTCCAGCCTGGACAACGCCGTCACCGAGGCACTGGCCGCCGATCCGGCGTTCGTCGCGGTGACCGGCAAGCCGTACATCTTCTGTGTCGGCGCCGACCTGACCGGCCTGCCGCTGCTCGCCGACCGGGCCCAGGCCCGCGAGATCGGCCTGCTCGGGCACCGGGTCTTCGCCCGGCTGCGCGACAGCACCGTGCCGACGTTCGCCTTCGTCAACGGCGCCGCCATGGGCGGCGGCCTGGAACTGGCCCTGCACTGCCACTACCGGACGCTCTCCGGCGGCGCGGCGGCGCTGGCGCTGCCCGAGGTCTCCCTCGGGTTGGTGCCCGGCTGGGGCGGCACCCAACTGCTGCCGAACCTGATCGGGATCGCCGGTGCCGCGCAGGTGGTCATCCAGAACCCGTTGATGCAGAACAAGATGCTCAGGCCGAAGCAGGCCGCCGAGCTGGGCCTCGCCGACGTGCTCTTCGAGCCGGCCGACTTCCTGGAGCGCTCGCTGGAGTGGGCGGCCGGGGTGGTCGGCGGGACGATCGAGGTGACCCGGCCGGAGGTCGACCGGGAGATGTGGGACGGCGTGCTCTACTTCGCCCGGCAGATGCTGGACGAGCGGTTGCACGGCGCGGTCCCGGCCGCGTACAAGGCGCTGGAACTGCTGGAGCTGGCCCGGGAGGCGCCGGCCCGGCGTACCCCGGGCGACGCCCCGGACAACCTGCCCGCCGGAATGGTCGCCGAGGTCGACGCGCTGGCCGAGCTGATCTTCAGCGAGGAACTGCGCAGCGGCCTGTACTCCTTCGACCTGGTGCAGCGCCGGGCCAAGCGGCCGGCCGGGGCACCCGACAAGGGGCTGGCCCGCCCGGTGACCAAGGTCGGCATCGTCGGTGCCGGCCTGATGGCCTCGCAGCTCGCGCTGCTCTTCGCCCGCCGGCTCCAGGTGCCGGTGGTGCTGACCGACCTCGACCAGTCCAGGGTGGACAAGGGCGTCGGCTACGTGCACGCCGAGATCGACAAGCTGGTCGGCAAGCGCCGGCTTTCCGAGGGTACGGCCGCCACGCTGCGCGGTCTGGTCAGCGGCTCGGTCGACAAGAGCGCCTTCGCCGACGCCGACTTCGTGATCGAGGCCGTCTTCGAGGACCTCGCCGTGAAGAAGCAGGTGTGGGCGGAACTGGAGAAGATCGTCTCGCCGGAGGCGGTACTCGCCACCAACACGTCGTCGCTGTCGGTCAGCGCGATGGCCGCCGACCTGGAGCACCCGGAGCGGGTGGTCGGATTCCACTTCTTCAACCCGGTCGCCGTACTGCCGCTGCTGGAGATCGTCCGGGGCGAGCGGACCGACGAGGTGACCCTGGCCACCGCGTTCGCGGTCGGCAAGGCGCTGCGCAAGTCCTGCGTACTGGTCGCCGACGCCCCGGCGTTCGTGGTGAACCGGCTGCTCACCCGCTTCCTCGGCGAGATCTTCGCGGCCGTGGACGCGGGCACCCCGCCGGAGGTGGCCGACGCCGCCCTCGACCCGCTCGGCCTGCCGATGCGTCCGCTGGCACTGCTCCAACTCGTCGGGCCGGCGGTGGCGTACCACGTCGGCGGAACGCTGCACGCCGCCTTCCCGGACCGGTTCGGGGTCAGTGACAACCTGCGGCGGATCGCCGAGTCCGGCCAGCCGCTGGTGGTCGACGGCGCCGTCAACCCCGAGGTCGCCGGGCTGCTCCAGGTGGGTTCGTCGCCGCTGACCCCCGAGCAGGTACGTCAACGCGCGCTGGACGCACTCGCGCAGGAGACCCGGCTGATGCTGGACGAGGGCGTGGTGGCCGAGCCACAGGACATCGACCTGTGCATGCTGCTCGGCGCGGGCTGGCCGTTCCACCTCGGCGGCGTCACGCCGTACCTGGACCGGACCGGCACCTCCGAACGGGTCACCGGCCGCCGCTTCCTGCCCCGGGGCGCGGCCAGCCTGCCCTCCTGA
- a CDS encoding thiolase family protein translates to MPREVREVVFVDGVRTPFGKAGGMYAHTRADDLVIRCIRELLRRNPQLPPERVDEVAIAATTQIGDQGLTIGRTAALLAGLPKTVPGYAIDRMCAGAMTAVTTVAGGIAMGAYDVAIAGGVEHMGRHPMGEGVDPNPRILAEKLVDPSALVMGSTAENLHDRVPHITKDRADAFALASQLKTAKAYANGKLQDDLVPVAVRDPETGWGLASVDEAPRETSLEKLATLKTPFRPHGRVTAGNAAGLNDGATASLLAAEEVARELGLPVGMRLVSYGFVGVEPEVMGYGPIPSTEKALRIAGLSIGDIGLFELNEAFAVQVLAFLDHFGIADDDPRVNQWGGAIAIGHPLASSGVRLMTQLSRQFAEHPEVRYGVTAMCIGIGMGGTVIWENPNWDGDR, encoded by the coding sequence GTGCCCCGTGAAGTCCGGGAGGTCGTCTTCGTCGACGGCGTCCGCACCCCGTTCGGCAAGGCGGGTGGGATGTACGCCCACACCCGCGCCGACGATCTGGTGATCCGCTGCATCCGCGAACTGCTGCGCCGTAACCCGCAGCTGCCGCCGGAGCGGGTCGACGAGGTGGCCATCGCGGCCACCACCCAGATCGGCGACCAGGGACTCACCATCGGCCGTACCGCCGCGCTGCTGGCCGGCCTGCCGAAGACCGTGCCGGGGTACGCGATCGACCGGATGTGTGCCGGTGCGATGACCGCGGTCACCACCGTGGCCGGCGGCATCGCCATGGGCGCCTACGACGTGGCGATCGCCGGCGGGGTCGAGCACATGGGCCGGCACCCGATGGGCGAGGGCGTCGACCCGAACCCGAGGATCCTGGCCGAGAAGCTGGTCGACCCGTCCGCCCTGGTGATGGGCTCCACGGCGGAGAACCTGCACGACCGGGTGCCGCACATCACCAAGGACCGGGCCGACGCGTTCGCGCTCGCCTCGCAGCTCAAGACCGCCAAGGCGTACGCCAACGGCAAGCTCCAGGACGACCTGGTGCCGGTGGCGGTACGCGACCCGGAGACCGGCTGGGGGCTGGCCAGCGTCGACGAGGCTCCCCGAGAGACGTCGCTGGAGAAACTCGCCACCCTGAAGACCCCGTTCCGGCCACACGGGCGGGTCACCGCCGGCAACGCGGCGGGGCTCAACGACGGCGCCACCGCCAGCCTGCTCGCCGCCGAGGAGGTGGCCCGGGAACTGGGGCTGCCGGTGGGGATGCGGCTGGTGTCGTACGGCTTCGTCGGGGTCGAGCCCGAGGTGATGGGCTACGGCCCGATCCCGTCGACCGAGAAGGCGCTGCGGATCGCCGGACTCTCCATCGGGGACATCGGCCTGTTCGAGCTGAACGAGGCGTTCGCGGTGCAGGTGCTGGCCTTCCTCGACCACTTCGGCATCGCCGACGACGACCCCCGGGTCAACCAGTGGGGCGGCGCGATCGCCATCGGCCACCCGCTCGCCTCCTCCGGGGTACGGCTGATGACCCAGCTCTCCCGGCAGTTCGCCGAGCACCCCGAGGTGCGGTACGGCGTCACGGCGATGTGCATCGGGATCGGCATGGGCGGCACGGTCATCTGGGAGAACCCCAACTGGGACGGTGACAGGTGA
- the galE gene encoding UDP-glucose 4-epimerase GalE, with product MKVLVAGGAGFIGSTIASACLDDGIEPVILDNLCTGRVEFTRGRTFYRGDIADGPLVDRIFAEHPEISAVVHAAALIVVPESVAEPLRYYRENVAKSLDFVDHVLRNGTHRYVFSSSASIYRTGDDFSVDETSPLEPTSPYARTKALMEMVLADTAGATPLRVLSLRYFNPIGADPELRTGLQVIEPTHALGRMISAWEDDEEFLITGTDWPTRDGSGIRDYVHVWDLARAHVQALRRFDEILPVDGDRSVEVVNLGTGDGTTVRELVAAFAEAVGPLRIREAPARPGDGAGSFTRSTRCRTLLDWKPEFSVADAIRHSLAWARVRDQVLGTRAEVPAPPVPAR from the coding sequence ATGAAGGTCCTGGTCGCGGGGGGTGCGGGCTTCATCGGCAGCACCATCGCCTCGGCCTGCCTGGACGACGGCATCGAGCCGGTGATCCTGGACAACCTCTGCACCGGACGGGTCGAGTTCACCCGGGGCCGCACCTTCTACCGGGGCGACATCGCGGACGGACCACTGGTCGACCGGATCTTCGCCGAGCATCCCGAGATCAGTGCCGTGGTGCACGCGGCGGCGCTGATCGTGGTGCCGGAGTCGGTGGCCGAGCCGCTGCGCTACTACCGGGAGAACGTCGCCAAGTCCCTGGACTTCGTCGACCACGTGCTGCGCAACGGGACACACCGGTACGTCTTCAGCTCGTCGGCCTCGATCTACCGCACCGGCGACGACTTCTCCGTCGACGAGACGTCCCCGCTGGAGCCGACCAGCCCGTACGCCCGGACCAAGGCGTTGATGGAGATGGTGCTCGCCGACACCGCCGGGGCCACCCCGCTGCGGGTGCTGTCGCTGCGCTACTTCAACCCGATCGGCGCGGATCCCGAACTGCGTACCGGCCTCCAGGTGATCGAGCCCACCCACGCGCTGGGCAGGATGATCAGCGCCTGGGAGGACGACGAGGAGTTCCTGATCACCGGCACCGACTGGCCCACCCGGGACGGCTCCGGGATCCGTGACTACGTACACGTCTGGGATCTGGCGCGGGCGCACGTCCAGGCGCTGCGCCGGTTCGACGAGATCCTTCCGGTCGACGGCGACCGGTCGGTGGAGGTGGTCAACCTCGGCACCGGCGACGGCACCACCGTCCGGGAACTCGTCGCCGCCTTCGCCGAGGCCGTGGGGCCGCTGCGGATCCGGGAGGCGCCGGCCCGTCCGGGCGACGGCGCCGGCTCGTTCACCCGCAGCACCCGGTGCCGCACCCTGCTCGACTGGAAGCCCGAGTTCTCGGTAGCGGACGCGATCCGGCACTCGCTGGCCTGGGCCCGGGTCCGCGACCAGGTGCTCGGCACCCGGGCGGAGGTACCGGCCCCACCGGTGCCGGCACGCTGA
- a CDS encoding ribonuclease D, with translation MTDEPPLRRRAAQRRAGDEPHSLPAPASEPETVGPDPTPGGPVPLLAPRDGTPAPIETPAGLAELVSRFAGGTGPVAVDAERASGYRYSQRAYLVQLRRAGAGTVLIDPLPLGDLRTLDEAIADAEWVLHAASQDLACLADLGLRPRRLFDTELAARLAGFERVGLAALTEALLGFTLEKHHSAADWSSRPLPESWLTYAALDVEMLTDLRDALAVELERQGKEKWAAEEFAALVAWGSQPLRQRPDPWRRTSGIHRVRGARAQARVRSLWYARDEIASRRDSAPGRVLPDAAIIAAAEMDPKDERTLLMLPGFGGRSVRRLVRTWLEALADARQLPDDALPVSPTIDGPPPPHRWAERDPVAAARLARCREVVTRIAAGHTLPPENLITPDSVRRLAWIPPEEISPGTVAETLRGYGARSWQVGLISEELAVALAEPA, from the coding sequence GTGACCGACGAACCACCCCTGCGCCGTCGGGCCGCGCAACGCCGAGCAGGGGACGAGCCGCACAGCCTTCCGGCGCCCGCGTCGGAACCCGAGACCGTGGGGCCCGACCCAACGCCCGGCGGGCCCGTACCGCTTCTCGCCCCTCGTGACGGCACCCCGGCCCCGATCGAGACACCTGCCGGCCTGGCCGAGCTCGTGTCCCGATTTGCCGGGGGCACCGGCCCGGTCGCCGTTGACGCCGAACGCGCCTCCGGCTATCGCTACAGCCAACGCGCCTACCTGGTCCAGCTCCGGCGAGCCGGGGCGGGCACCGTACTCATCGACCCGCTGCCCCTGGGCGATCTCCGTACCCTCGACGAGGCGATAGCCGACGCCGAATGGGTACTCCATGCCGCCAGTCAGGACCTCGCCTGCCTGGCCGATCTCGGTCTACGCCCACGCCGGCTCTTCGACACCGAACTGGCCGCCCGGCTGGCCGGCTTCGAACGGGTCGGTCTGGCCGCGCTGACCGAAGCGCTACTCGGCTTCACCCTGGAAAAGCACCATTCCGCCGCCGACTGGTCCAGCCGGCCGCTGCCGGAGTCCTGGCTGACCTACGCCGCGCTCGACGTGGAGATGCTCACGGACCTGCGGGACGCGCTGGCGGTCGAACTGGAACGGCAGGGCAAGGAGAAGTGGGCGGCGGAGGAGTTCGCCGCGCTGGTGGCCTGGGGTTCCCAGCCGCTGCGGCAGCGTCCCGACCCGTGGCGTCGTACCTCCGGTATCCACCGGGTGCGGGGGGCTCGGGCCCAGGCCCGGGTCCGGTCGCTGTGGTACGCCCGGGACGAGATCGCCTCCCGCCGCGACTCCGCGCCCGGCCGGGTACTGCCCGACGCCGCGATCATCGCTGCGGCCGAGATGGATCCGAAGGACGAGCGGACCCTGCTGATGCTGCCCGGCTTCGGCGGGCGGTCGGTCCGCCGGCTGGTCCGCACCTGGCTGGAGGCGTTGGCCGACGCCCGGCAACTGCCCGACGACGCGTTGCCGGTGAGCCCGACGATCGACGGCCCACCGCCACCGCACCGGTGGGCGGAGCGGGATCCGGTGGCGGCGGCCCGGCTGGCAAGGTGTCGCGAGGTGGTCACCCGGATCGCCGCCGGGCACACCCTGCCGCCGGAGAATTTGATCACACCCGACTCGGTACGCCGGCTGGCCTGGATACCGCCCGAGGAGATCAGTCCGGGGACGGTCGCCGAGACGCTGCGCGGGTACGGCGCCCGGAGCTGGCAGGTCGGCCTGATCTCCGAGGAACTCGCGGTGGCGCTGGCCGAGCCGGCCTGA
- a CDS encoding DUF3000 domain-containing protein: protein MASPIVQPETFARAVAGLRSAEPREEILLEEVGAPQRLAPYAFALSATVARDGEEVATGRLILLHDPAGHEAWQGTLRLVTYVTAELEIDLAADPLLPGVGWTWLTDALQAREAAYRALGGTVTQTMSTRFGDLAGPPAAGDIEIRASWTPTDDDLRAHLLAWCTLLASTAGLPPPGVTALPRSRPAGAA, encoded by the coding sequence ATGGCGTCCCCGATCGTGCAACCCGAGACCTTCGCCCGTGCGGTGGCGGGGTTGCGCTCGGCGGAGCCGCGCGAGGAGATCCTGCTCGAAGAGGTGGGCGCCCCGCAGCGCCTCGCCCCGTACGCCTTCGCGTTGAGCGCCACCGTTGCGCGTGACGGCGAGGAGGTGGCCACCGGACGCCTGATCCTGCTGCACGATCCCGCCGGACACGAGGCGTGGCAGGGCACCCTGCGCCTGGTCACCTACGTCACCGCCGAGCTGGAGATCGACCTCGCCGCCGACCCGCTGCTGCCCGGCGTCGGCTGGACCTGGCTGACCGACGCGCTCCAGGCCCGGGAGGCGGCGTACCGGGCGCTCGGCGGCACGGTGACGCAGACCATGTCGACCCGGTTCGGCGACCTGGCCGGCCCGCCGGCCGCCGGTGACATCGAGATCCGCGCGTCCTGGACGCCGACGGACGACGACCTGCGGGCCCACCTGCTGGCCTGGTGCACCCTGCTCGCCTCCACCGCCGGCCTGCCGCCGCCCGGAGTCACCGCACTGCCCCGGTCCCGTCCGGCCGGAGCCGCCTGA